In a genomic window of Mucilaginibacter sp. KACC 22063:
- a CDS encoding tetratricopeptide repeat protein, whose protein sequence is MFTAPLAFCQSEALKGVVNSLAYFRQQKDLKYLANAKRQVDSLIKTKKDSSNLTKSVFRAVVYSSILYTDSLNKLALPETSLKDITNLVDHISDRQRSYKYQVELSFSKRCLSNVYVREGSKLMTAKKFDQALASFEKAKEYAPRYKRINSYIAYANSKMGQYAEAAKYYNTLLNTDTLSSDDVIAAANTYKAMNDTAKALQVIQRGRRALPDDKSLLFEEANIYNNKKDYKALEPLLPQLLDKSGSNAEIAFMAATCYDHLNKYDRAESMYLQAIDLNNKNYDAIYNLGLLYFKNYTTKTGADKQSEIDRAIQWLEKANSMKPNNQKCLQLLQWAYLKTRNEDQLNRISDKLKQITN, encoded by the coding sequence ATGTTTACTGCTCCTTTAGCCTTCTGCCAGTCAGAAGCCTTAAAGGGAGTAGTAAACAGCCTGGCTTATTTTCGCCAGCAAAAAGATCTGAAATACCTTGCCAATGCTAAACGGCAGGTAGATAGCCTGATCAAAACCAAAAAAGATTCGTCTAATCTTACTAAAAGTGTGTTTAGGGCAGTAGTTTACAGTAGCATACTTTATACAGATTCGCTTAACAAGCTCGCGCTGCCCGAAACTTCTTTAAAGGATATCACTAATCTTGTAGATCATATCTCTGACAGGCAACGTAGTTATAAATACCAAGTTGAACTTAGCTTTTCAAAACGCTGTTTGTCAAACGTTTATGTAAGAGAAGGATCTAAGCTAATGACAGCCAAAAAATTTGACCAGGCATTGGCTTCATTTGAGAAGGCTAAAGAATATGCGCCAAGGTATAAACGTATCAACTCGTACATCGCTTATGCCAATTCTAAAATGGGCCAGTATGCAGAGGCTGCCAAATATTATAATACCTTACTTAATACTGATACGCTTTCGAGCGACGATGTAATAGCTGCTGCAAACACTTATAAGGCCATGAATGATACCGCAAAAGCCTTGCAGGTTATACAAAGGGGCAGGCGTGCCTTGCCCGACGATAAATCGTTGCTATTTGAAGAGGCTAACATTTATAACAACAAAAAGGACTATAAAGCGTTAGAGCCTTTGTTGCCTCAACTGCTTGATAAGAGTGGTTCAAATGCTGAAATAGCATTTATGGCTGCTACATGCTATGATCACTTGAATAAGTATGACCGTGCAGAGTCGATGTATTTACAGGCTATTGATCTGAATAATAAAAATTACGACGCTATTTACAATTTAGGCTTGCTATACTTTAAAAACTACACCACCAAAACCGGCGCAGATAAACAAAGCGAAATTGACCGGGCCATACAGTGGCTGGAAAAAGCAAACTCCATGAAGCCCAATAATCAAAAATGCTTACAATTATTACAATGGGCTTATTTAAAAACCCGTAATGAAGACCAGCTAAATAGGATAAGCGATAAATTAAAACAAATAACTAATTAA
- the gyrA gene encoding DNA gyrase subunit A, with protein MAEDTENENAHKEDRIIPINIDQEMRSAYIDYSMSVIVSRALPDVRDGLKPVHRRVLYGMLDLGLSNNKPHKKSARIVGEVLGKYHPHGDSSVYDTMVRMAQDWSLRYPFVDGQGNYGSLDGDSPAAMRYTEARLQKIAEEMLADINKDTIDYQLNFDDSLEEPTVLPAKIPNLLVNGASGIAVGMATNMAPHNLTEVIDATVAYIEDRDIEISEMMRFIKGPDFPTGGIIYGVEGAKEAFETGRGRIVLRARAEIETFNGDRERIVVTEIPYQVNKANMVERTAELINEKKLEGISTIRDESNREGIRVVYEIKREANANIVLNNLYKYTSLQTSFSVNNIALVKGRPMLLNLKDMIHHFVEHRHEVIVRRTKYELAEAEKRAHILEGLLIALDHLDEVIQLIRSSNTPDEARDGLMTRFGLTEVQARAILDMTLRRLTGLERDKIKAEYAELMEQIEYLKSILADEGLRMQIIKDELAEIRDKYGDERRTQIVHSAAEMQTEDFIEDEAVVITISHEGYIKRTPLTEYRRQGRGGKGAIGSNSRDADFIEHLLVASNHNYMLFFTEAGRCFWLRVFEIPEGTRTSKGRAIQNIINIPKEEKIKAYIKVVNLKDQEYLENNFIIMCTTKGTIKKTSLEAYSRPRTNGINAININEGDSLLEATLTTGSSEIVMALRSGRAIRFNESTVRPMGRTATGVRGITLDSDEDEVVGMIAINSPETTVLVVSEKGYGKRTDIEDYRVTNRGGKGVKTISITEKTGKLVSIKDVTDQDDLMIINRSGIIIRIAVSELRVMGRATQGVRLITLKNDDEIASVAKIEHSEEEELEENLEIIEAAEGIEPSADKENTGEAGDTGEKTTDEDENE; from the coding sequence ATGGCAGAAGATACAGAGAACGAAAACGCCCACAAAGAAGATAGAATAATTCCTATAAATATTGATCAAGAGATGCGATCTGCATACATCGATTATTCGATGTCTGTTATCGTATCCCGTGCCTTACCTGACGTTCGCGACGGTTTAAAACCGGTGCACCGCAGGGTATTGTATGGTATGCTTGATCTGGGACTAAGTAATAATAAGCCGCATAAAAAGTCGGCACGTATTGTAGGTGAGGTGTTAGGTAAGTATCACCCGCATGGTGACTCGTCTGTATATGATACTATGGTACGTATGGCGCAAGACTGGAGCCTGCGTTATCCGTTTGTTGACGGTCAGGGTAACTACGGTTCGTTAGACGGTGACAGCCCTGCGGCAATGCGTTATACCGAGGCAAGGTTGCAAAAGATCGCCGAGGAAATGCTGGCTGACATTAATAAAGATACCATTGATTATCAGCTAAACTTCGACGACTCGCTTGAAGAGCCAACGGTATTACCTGCAAAAATCCCTAACCTGCTGGTTAACGGAGCATCGGGTATTGCGGTAGGTATGGCTACTAACATGGCGCCGCATAACCTTACCGAGGTTATTGATGCTACTGTGGCTTATATAGAGGACCGCGATATTGAGATCAGTGAAATGATGAGATTCATCAAAGGACCTGATTTTCCTACCGGCGGTATCATTTATGGTGTTGAAGGTGCAAAAGAAGCTTTTGAAACAGGTAGGGGCCGTATAGTACTACGTGCCCGTGCCGAAATTGAAACTTTCAATGGCGACCGTGAGCGTATTGTTGTTACCGAGATACCGTATCAGGTAAATAAGGCTAACATGGTTGAGCGTACCGCCGAGCTCATCAATGAGAAAAAGCTGGAAGGTATTTCAACCATCCGCGATGAATCTAACCGTGAAGGTATCCGCGTTGTTTACGAAATTAAGCGTGAGGCTAATGCCAATATCGTTCTGAATAATCTTTACAAGTACACTTCATTACAAACCTCTTTTAGTGTAAACAACATTGCGCTGGTAAAAGGCCGCCCAATGCTGCTTAACCTGAAAGACATGATCCATCACTTTGTGGAGCATCGCCACGAAGTGATTGTTCGCCGTACCAAATACGAGCTTGCAGAAGCCGAAAAGCGCGCACACATACTTGAAGGTTTACTGATCGCATTAGATCACCTGGATGAAGTTATCCAGTTAATCCGCAGTTCAAATACGCCTGATGAAGCCCGCGATGGTTTAATGACCCGCTTCGGTTTAACCGAGGTTCAGGCTCGAGCTATTCTGGACATGACCCTAAGAAGGTTAACCGGTCTGGAACGCGATAAAATTAAAGCTGAATACGCTGAACTGATGGAGCAGATCGAATACTTAAAATCGATACTTGCTGATGAAGGTTTGCGTATGCAGATCATCAAAGATGAATTAGCTGAGATCAGAGATAAATATGGTGATGAACGCCGGACCCAGATTGTTCACTCTGCTGCTGAAATGCAGACAGAAGACTTTATTGAAGACGAAGCCGTTGTAATCACCATCTCTCACGAAGGTTATATCAAACGTACACCACTTACCGAATACCGCCGTCAGGGCCGTGGTGGTAAGGGTGCTATAGGTAGCAACAGCCGCGACGCAGATTTTATAGAGCATTTGCTGGTTGCATCTAACCATAACTATATGCTGTTCTTTACCGAAGCAGGCCGTTGTTTCTGGTTAAGGGTATTCGAAATTCCGGAAGGTACGCGTACTTCTAAAGGCCGTGCTATCCAAAATATCATCAATATTCCTAAAGAAGAAAAGATCAAGGCATACATTAAAGTTGTTAACCTGAAAGATCAGGAATACCTGGAGAACAACTTTATTATTATGTGTACCACTAAAGGTACCATCAAGAAAACTTCGCTTGAGGCTTACTCACGTCCGCGTACTAATGGTATCAATGCCATTAACATTAACGAAGGTGATAGCCTGCTTGAAGCTACTCTAACTACGGGCAGCAGCGAAATTGTGATGGCGCTGCGTTCGGGCCGTGCTATCCGCTTCAACGAATCTACTGTAAGGCCAATGGGGCGTACAGCCACAGGGGTACGTGGTATCACTTTAGATAGCGACGAGGATGAGGTAGTAGGTATGATTGCCATTAACAGCCCGGAAACTACCGTATTGGTTGTTTCTGAAAAAGGTTATGGTAAACGTACAGATATTGAAGATTATCGCGTTACCAACCGTGGTGGTAAAGGTGTTAAAACTATCAGCATCACCGAAAAAACAGGCAAACTTGTTTCGATAAAAGATGTTACAGATCAGGACGACCTGATGATCATCAACAGATCAGGTATCATTATCCGTATTGCAGTAAGCGAACTTAGGGTAATGGGCCGTGCAACACAGGGCGTGCGTTTAATAACGTTGAAAAACGATGATGAAATTGCATCAGTAGCAAAAATTGAGCACAGCGAAGAGGAAGAGCTGGAAGAAAACCTGGAAATAATCGAAGCAGCTGAAGGCATCGAGCCATCTGCTGATAAGGAAAATACAGGTGAAGCCGGAGATACCGGTGAAAAAACTACCGACGAAGACGAAAACGAATAA
- the dinB gene encoding DNA polymerase IV: MVEHKRYIVHIDLDSFFVSVERKFNPALIGKPVIIGGSADRGVVASCSYEARKFGVHSAMPTRQALKLCPDAILVRGTHGRYGEASREVTEIIHDSVPKYQKTSVDEFYIDLTGMDRFHDPYKIATDLRHRVMRETGLPISFGMAATKTVAKMATNQAKPNGQLWVKHGDEMAFMAPLPIRKIPMLGEKTCQKLYEYGIEKIGDLQRVDVRFLQTIFGKAGIYIWEKARGIDGGEIVEQSDRKSISTEHTFESDVKEERTIETTLVSMTEELAFKLRKESKVAGCMAIKVRYSNFETHTIQEKIPLSAAEHILIPGIKNLLRKAWNKNRAIRLIGVRFSQLANGGYQINLFDDNEEQLKLYNAMDTINFKYGDKTVCRAAGMEIGTRNFNPFLATG, translated from the coding sequence ATGGTGGAGCACAAGCGGTATATCGTACATATTGACCTTGATTCGTTTTTCGTTTCGGTTGAACGCAAGTTTAACCCGGCTTTAATTGGTAAGCCGGTAATTATTGGTGGTTCTGCCGACAGGGGAGTGGTGGCATCATGCAGTTACGAGGCGCGTAAGTTTGGCGTCCATTCAGCTATGCCTACAAGGCAGGCATTAAAGCTTTGCCCCGATGCCATATTGGTGCGCGGCACGCATGGGAGGTATGGCGAAGCATCGAGAGAGGTGACGGAGATCATTCACGATTCGGTTCCCAAATATCAGAAAACTTCGGTTGATGAGTTTTATATCGACCTTACCGGAATGGACCGTTTTCATGATCCATACAAAATAGCGACAGACTTACGTCATCGTGTAATGCGCGAAACAGGTTTGCCTATTTCCTTCGGCATGGCAGCAACAAAGACAGTGGCTAAAATGGCTACCAACCAGGCCAAGCCTAACGGACAATTATGGGTAAAGCACGGTGATGAAATGGCATTTATGGCGCCGCTACCTATCCGCAAAATACCCATGCTTGGCGAAAAAACCTGTCAGAAGTTGTATGAATATGGGATTGAGAAGATTGGCGACCTGCAACGCGTTGATGTCCGTTTCTTGCAAACTATTTTTGGTAAGGCTGGGATTTATATATGGGAAAAAGCGAGAGGGATAGATGGCGGCGAAATTGTTGAACAGTCTGATCGTAAATCTATTTCAACAGAGCATACCTTTGAAAGTGATGTAAAAGAAGAACGCACTATAGAAACTACCCTTGTTTCCATGACAGAAGAACTGGCATTTAAACTTCGTAAAGAAAGTAAAGTGGCGGGCTGCATGGCCATTAAGGTGCGTTATTCAAACTTTGAAACGCACACCATACAAGAGAAGATCCCACTTTCCGCAGCAGAACATATCTTAATACCCGGTATTAAAAACCTACTCAGGAAAGCCTGGAATAAAAACAGGGCAATCAGGTTGATAGGTGTAAGGTTTAGTCAACTGGCTAATGGTGGTTATCAGATCAATTTGTTTGATGATAATGAAGAGCAGTTAAAGCTTTACAATGCCATGGATACTATCAATTTCAAATACGGCGACAAAACTGTTTGTCGGGCTGCCGGTATGGAAATCGGCACCCGCAACTTTAACCCCTTTTTGGCAACAGGTTAA
- a CDS encoding 2'-5' RNA ligase family protein produces the protein MHGYNDYMLLLRPDEHISFQIGNFKALAANIIGDYPSMHSAAHISIKQYPRQKPYVIQPAMENLERNLNIMRAVRLQINNFRFFATKDARYTIYAVIEPTYKSDEWFSTLCKHMHINKKQLVPHITVVRTIDENSFLRLWPHFRYKVFRDSFLVTHFTILERETLNTRAKWQIYRDIKFRPLEEDSIAI, from the coding sequence ATGCACGGATATAATGATTATATGCTGTTGCTGCGTCCGGATGAGCACATCAGTTTTCAAATAGGCAATTTTAAAGCATTAGCGGCCAATATTATCGGCGATTATCCCTCTATGCATTCAGCAGCACATATTTCTATCAAGCAGTACCCGCGGCAAAAGCCCTATGTAATTCAACCGGCAATGGAAAACCTTGAGCGTAACCTGAATATTATGCGGGCAGTACGCTTACAGATTAATAACTTCCGTTTTTTTGCAACTAAGGATGCCAGATACACCATTTATGCAGTAATTGAACCTACCTACAAAAGCGATGAATGGTTTAGCACGCTATGCAAGCACATGCACATCAACAAAAAGCAACTGGTGCCGCACATTACGGTAGTACGTACCATTGATGAGAACAGCTTTCTGCGTTTATGGCCGCACTTCCGTTACAAGGTATTCCGCGATTCATTTTTAGTTACCCATTTTACCATTTTGGAACGCGAAACTTTAAATACAAGGGCGAAATGGCAAATATACCGTGATATAAAATTCCGCCCCTTAGAGGAAGATAGCATTGCTATATAA
- the fsa gene encoding fructose-6-phosphate aldolase, whose translation MKFFIDTANLAQIREAYDLGVLDGVTTNPSLMAKEGITGQDNVIKHYIDICDIVDDNVSAEVIATTFDEIIKEGEALAALNEKIVVKVPMIKDGVKAIKYFTDKGIRTNCTLVFSAGQALLAAKAGATFVSPFVGRLDDISTDGLALIEDIRLIYDNYGYETQILAASVRHPMHILECAKIGADVITAPLSAITALLKHPLTDSGLAQFLADHAKAAAAKP comes from the coding sequence ATGAAATTTTTTATTGATACAGCTAATCTTGCGCAGATCCGCGAAGCTTATGACCTTGGCGTATTAGACGGTGTTACCACCAACCCTTCCCTAATGGCTAAAGAAGGCATCACAGGCCAGGATAACGTAATTAAACACTATATCGACATTTGTGATATTGTTGATGATAACGTTAGCGCCGAGGTAATTGCTACCACATTTGATGAAATAATTAAAGAAGGTGAAGCATTAGCTGCTTTGAATGAGAAAATTGTGGTTAAGGTGCCTATGATTAAAGATGGCGTTAAAGCCATTAAGTATTTTACAGATAAAGGTATCCGTACTAATTGTACGCTTGTATTTTCTGCTGGCCAGGCTTTATTGGCCGCAAAAGCAGGCGCTACATTCGTATCTCCTTTTGTTGGCCGTTTAGATGATATTTCAACAGACGGGCTTGCGCTTATTGAAGATATCCGTTTAATTTATGATAACTATGGTTACGAAACGCAAATACTTGCAGCTTCGGTACGTCATCCAATGCATATCTTAGAGTGTGCTAAAATTGGCGCAGATGTAATTACCGCACCATTATCGGCCATTACAGCTTTATTAAAACACCCATTAACCGATAGCGGATTAGCACAATTTTTAGCAGACCATGCAAAGGCTGCAGCTGCTAAACCTTAA
- a CDS encoding YpdA family putative bacillithiol disulfide reductase → MLDIVIIGGGPIGIACGLAAQKAGLSFLILEKGTLVNSLYNYPSTMTFFSTSEKLEVGNIPFVTTHTKPNRADALEYYRRVALSNNLSLHLFEEVTEFHKKDNHYHITTTKGEYDAKYVIVATGFYDISVNLNIPGEDLPKVKHYYQDPHYYTLQKVVVVGSSNSAIDVALETWRKGAEVTLVIRGNEISHRVKYWVRPDIINRIKEGSIKAYFNSNLKAIREDEVDIETPDGLVTIQNDFVMAMTGYKPNFNFLSHMGIRLSDDDKYIPQYNADTMETNLPGVYLAGVVCGGMDTHLWFIENSRIHAEMILNDIKTKEQK, encoded by the coding sequence ATGCTGGATATTGTTATCATTGGTGGCGGGCCTATTGGCATTGCGTGCGGACTGGCTGCTCAAAAAGCCGGTTTAAGCTTTTTAATACTCGAAAAAGGAACGCTCGTAAACTCCCTTTACAATTACCCTTCAACCATGACCTTTTTCTCCACTTCAGAGAAACTGGAAGTTGGAAATATTCCTTTTGTAACCACACATACAAAACCCAATCGTGCTGACGCATTAGAATATTATCGTCGGGTAGCATTATCAAATAATCTTTCGCTTCATTTATTTGAAGAAGTTACTGAATTCCATAAAAAAGACAATCATTATCATATTACCACGACTAAAGGAGAATATGATGCTAAGTATGTCATTGTAGCAACCGGCTTTTATGATATTTCAGTCAATCTGAACATTCCGGGTGAAGATCTGCCAAAGGTTAAGCATTACTACCAGGATCCGCATTACTACACGCTGCAAAAGGTGGTTGTGGTTGGATCAAGCAACTCTGCCATTGATGTAGCATTAGAAACCTGGCGTAAAGGCGCAGAGGTAACATTAGTGATCAGGGGTAACGAGATTAGCCACAGAGTAAAATACTGGGTACGTCCAGATATTATCAACCGTATCAAGGAAGGCAGCATCAAAGCTTATTTCAATTCAAACTTAAAAGCCATACGTGAAGATGAGGTTGATATTGAAACTCCTGACGGCTTGGTAACAATACAAAACGATTTTGTAATGGCCATGACGGGTTATAAACCCAACTTCAACTTTTTGAGCCATATGGGCATCCGGTTAAGCGATGACGACAAATATATTCCTCAATATAATGCCGATACCATGGAAACCAACCTTCCGGGTGTTTACCTGGCAGGGGTAGTTTGCGGCGGTATGGACACACATCTGTGGTTTATAGAAAATTCGCGCATACATGCAGAGATGATACTAAACGACATTAAAACCAAAGAGCAGAAATAA
- a CDS encoding tetratricopeptide repeat protein encodes MNDISHNIQTLLDEAYLTRVHDLNKSLQLANKALKISRQINDEQLIGRSLNLLSLFNMVRGQYKTSIKLGREATSYFEKLDDEKGIADAKYNIAGVYYKTDNYHLGLVYLIDCLSIYKKYNDYQNQSRALKSMGTIYEYIGDTKNAIRSYEDSIEAAKKINALNLISNAYNPLSGIYLKSGKIKKALNLIQKSIALKTRSGDIRGLAFALYGRGKIYTKTGQFKEAEQDFIQALDIHTRENETLGIGMLLYKYAVLFYTMSRTKEAKQMLKRALDHSVKYNNTFVIFKSNYLLYKLYKSENDTVNSLKYLERYLEQKEQVINTQTLKVIENYELITKMDALEKDARLQREKAEILEKKEIAEQTAKMKQDFLSTMSHEIRTPLNAVITIAALLSDRPEATETDLFDSLQFASNNLLLIINDILDFTKLDAGKVQLEYRPCQLEPFINQIISMYKKMADEKNISLQVKLDRNIWESYELDEIKMMQILGNLLSNAIKYTEQGSIKLEVVRTNYNENFDTLRFAISDTGVGIPQEYFDQLFDSFSQPKSITTRKQGGSGLGLAIVKKLVELHNSRVHVRSQINKGSVFYFDLKLKKCLSVPKEPLQNLNQLQATSVLLAEDNMINALVARKLLSKWGITAEHAKNGLEAVEMAMQKPYDFILMDIHMPEMNGFDATEQIRNQQNPNHNTPIFALTADITAEQQDNYVNYFNGFLRKPIEIEKLHQALLNVR; translated from the coding sequence GTGAACGATATTAGCCATAATATACAAACTCTTTTAGACGAGGCGTATCTGACGCGCGTTCACGATCTTAATAAAAGCTTGCAGCTTGCCAACAAAGCTTTAAAAATCAGCAGGCAGATCAATGATGAGCAATTAATTGGCCGTAGCCTTAACCTGCTTTCCTTATTTAATATGGTGAGGGGCCAGTACAAAACCTCCATCAAATTAGGCCGCGAGGCTACATCCTATTTCGAAAAACTTGATGATGAAAAGGGCATTGCAGATGCCAAGTACAACATTGCGGGTGTTTACTATAAAACAGATAACTACCACCTGGGCCTTGTTTATTTAATTGATTGTTTAAGTATTTATAAAAAGTATAACGACTATCAGAACCAATCGCGTGCGTTAAAGTCTATGGGGACCATTTATGAATATATCGGTGACACTAAAAACGCGATCAGAAGTTATGAAGATTCTATAGAAGCCGCAAAAAAGATCAATGCTTTAAACCTCATTTCCAACGCTTACAACCCACTTTCGGGGATTTACCTTAAAAGTGGAAAAATCAAAAAAGCATTAAACCTGATACAAAAATCTATTGCTTTAAAAACCCGTTCGGGTGATATACGCGGCCTGGCGTTTGCATTATACGGCCGCGGAAAAATATATACCAAAACAGGGCAGTTTAAAGAAGCAGAGCAAGACTTTATACAAGCGCTGGATATACACACGCGCGAAAATGAAACGCTTGGCATTGGTATGCTACTTTATAAATATGCCGTTTTATTTTATACGATGAGCCGTACCAAAGAAGCAAAACAAATGCTGAAAAGGGCTTTGGATCACAGTGTAAAATACAATAATACCTTCGTTATATTTAAATCCAACTACCTGCTTTACAAATTATATAAAAGCGAGAACGATACCGTTAACTCTTTAAAATATCTTGAACGGTATCTTGAACAAAAAGAGCAGGTCATAAATACGCAAACGCTCAAGGTGATTGAAAACTATGAGTTGATCACTAAGATGGATGCCCTGGAAAAAGACGCCAGGCTGCAAAGAGAGAAAGCGGAAATACTGGAGAAAAAAGAGATAGCCGAGCAAACTGCAAAAATGAAGCAGGATTTTCTGTCGACCATGAGCCATGAGATCCGTACACCGTTAAATGCAGTGATTACAATTGCCGCGCTCCTTAGCGACCGTCCGGAAGCTACCGAAACGGATCTTTTTGATTCATTGCAATTTGCGTCTAACAACCTTTTGCTTATTATCAACGATATTCTCGACTTTACAAAACTTGATGCAGGTAAAGTTCAGTTAGAATATCGCCCATGCCAGTTAGAACCGTTCATTAACCAGATCATCAGCATGTATAAAAAAATGGCTGATGAGAAAAACATATCATTACAGGTAAAACTCGACCGCAATATTTGGGAAAGCTACGAGCTTGATGAAATCAAGATGATGCAGATATTAGGTAACTTGCTTAGCAATGCCATAAAATATACCGAGCAGGGTTCTATTAAGCTTGAGGTGGTAAGAACAAATTACAATGAAAATTTTGACACTCTTCGTTTCGCTATATCTGATACTGGCGTAGGTATTCCGCAAGAATATTTCGACCAATTGTTTGATAGTTTTTCGCAACCAAAATCTATAACTACACGTAAGCAGGGCGGCTCGGGCCTTGGACTTGCCATTGTGAAAAAGCTGGTTGAGCTACATAACAGTCGGGTGCACGTTCGTAGCCAGATCAACAAAGGATCAGTATTTTACTTTGACCTGAAATTAAAGAAATGCTTATCGGTACCAAAGGAACCTTTACAAAATTTAAACCAGCTACAAGCAACCAGTGTACTACTGGCCGAAGACAATATGATTAATGCCCTTGTAGCCCGTAAGCTGTTATCCAAATGGGGCATAACGGCCGAGCATGCTAAAAACGGGTTAGAAGCGGTTGAAATGGCCATGCAAAAACCTTATGATTTTATCCTGATGGATATTCATATGCCCGAAATGAATGGTTTTGACGCCACCGAGCAAATACGCAACCAGCAAAATCCCAATCATAATACGCCAATATTTGCGCTTACCGCCGACATAACAGCCGAACAGCAAGACAACTATGTAAATTATTTCAATGGCTTTTTGCGTAAACCTATTGAAATAGAAAAACTGCACCAGGCATTGCTTAATGTAAGGTAA
- a CDS encoding TMEM175 family protein encodes MKKGRLEAFSDGVLAIIITIMVLELKVPHGTDFKDLYPLLPKFFSYILSFIYVGIYWNNHHHMIYMVDKINGKILWANLNLLFWLSIIPFVTAWMGENYFAMWPVFFYGCILLLNAIAYEILAKYLIRQAGKNSELAQAFSKNWKDKFSPVIYIVGIIAAFFNTYVSVFMYVVVAIIWFIPDKRVERKVINSDLH; translated from the coding sequence ATGAAAAAGGGACGTTTAGAGGCTTTTAGCGATGGTGTGCTTGCTATCATTATTACCATAATGGTGCTGGAACTAAAAGTACCGCATGGCACTGATTTTAAAGACCTGTATCCCCTGCTACCAAAGTTTTTTAGCTATATCCTTAGTTTCATATACGTAGGTATTTACTGGAATAATCATCACCACATGATCTACATGGTTGATAAAATCAACGGTAAAATACTTTGGGCAAATCTTAACCTGTTATTCTGGCTTTCCATTATTCCGTTTGTAACTGCCTGGATGGGTGAAAACTACTTTGCCATGTGGCCGGTATTTTTCTACGGTTGTATATTATTACTTAATGCCATAGCTTACGAAATACTTGCTAAATATCTCATCAGGCAGGCTGGTAAAAATTCTGAATTAGCTCAGGCTTTCAGCAAAAATTGGAAAGATAAATTTTCCCCGGTGATATATATCGTTGGCATCATTGCTGCCTTCTTCAATACATACGTCAGTGTTTTTATGTATGTAGTAGTCGCGATTATCTGGTTTATTCCGGATAAACGTGTGGAGCGGAAAGTAATAAACAGCGACCTGCATTAA
- a CDS encoding UbiX family flavin prenyltransferase, translating to MRKIVIAVTGASGSVYAKVLFDQLLKIKDQIDKIGVIMSDNAKDVWKFELQNEDFNNYPFDFYHKKDFMAPFASGSARYDTMIVVPCSMGTLGRIAAGTSDDLICRAADVILKERRKLILVARDTPLNLIQIRNMATITEAGGIICPAVPSFYSLPKTIEDVALTVVNRVIDLAGLEHDSYRWNDSN from the coding sequence ATGAGAAAAATTGTTATTGCTGTAACGGGAGCCAGTGGTTCTGTATATGCTAAAGTATTGTTTGATCAATTATTGAAAATAAAGGATCAGATAGACAAGATTGGGGTTATCATGTCTGATAATGCCAAAGATGTTTGGAAGTTCGAACTGCAAAACGAAGACTTTAACAATTACCCTTTCGATTTTTATCATAAAAAAGATTTTATGGCGCCATTTGCCTCGGGTTCTGCACGCTATGATACCATGATTGTTGTTCCCTGTTCTATGGGAACATTAGGACGTATTGCGGCAGGTACTTCTGATGATTTGATTTGCCGCGCTGCTGATGTGATATTAAAAGAGCGTCGAAAACTAATCCTCGTGGCTCGAGATACACCGCTTAATCTGATTCAGATCCGCAATATGGCAACCATTACAGAAGCAGGCGGAATTATATGTCCGGCGGTGCCATCCTTTTACAGTCTTCCAAAAACAATTGAAGATGTGGCACTAACGGTTGTAAACCGCGTAATTGACCTGGCAGGCCTAGAGCATGACAGCTATCGTTGGAACGATAGTAATTAA